Proteins from a genomic interval of uncultured Desulfuromusa sp.:
- the hemB gene encoding porphobilinogen synthase, with product MYFPNYRPRRLRRNDNIRRMVRETHLRVDDLIYPMFSAFGENIKKEIGSMPGIYQQSIDNIVIEAKEVFDLGIPAVVLFGIPETKDAVGSDAYCATGIIQNTIRAIKAEVPGLTVITDVCMCEYTDHGHCGVIKDGDVDNDSTLDLLAAEALSHAQAGADIVAPSDMMDGRVAAIRDILDENGFEHIPVMSYAVKYASAYYGPFREAAESTPEFGDRRSYQMDPANRLEALREANQDVAESADFLMVKPALAYLDVLRELKDNFDLPLVAYNVSGEYSMVKAAAEKDWIDGDRVMMETLLGMKRAGADLIITYHAKEAAKLLRS from the coding sequence ATGTATTTCCCCAATTACCGTCCCCGTCGTTTGCGCCGGAATGACAATATTCGCCGTATGGTGCGTGAAACCCACCTGCGGGTCGATGATCTGATTTATCCCATGTTCAGCGCGTTTGGTGAGAACATCAAAAAAGAGATTGGCTCAATGCCGGGAATCTATCAGCAATCGATTGATAATATTGTCATTGAAGCAAAAGAGGTTTTTGACTTGGGAATCCCTGCCGTTGTTCTGTTTGGTATCCCTGAAACAAAGGACGCCGTTGGTAGTGATGCCTATTGCGCTACGGGAATTATTCAAAATACCATTCGTGCCATCAAGGCGGAGGTCCCCGGGCTTACTGTGATTACCGATGTCTGTATGTGTGAATATACGGATCATGGCCATTGCGGAGTCATCAAAGATGGTGATGTTGACAATGATTCAACCCTGGACCTTTTGGCTGCGGAGGCCCTGTCTCATGCCCAGGCCGGGGCTGATATCGTTGCTCCTTCAGATATGATGGATGGTCGGGTTGCTGCGATTCGTGATATTCTCGATGAAAATGGCTTTGAACATATTCCCGTCATGAGTTATGCGGTCAAATATGCCAGTGCTTATTATGGGCCGTTTCGTGAAGCGGCAGAGAGCACCCCGGAATTTGGTGACCGGCGCAGCTACCAGATGGACCCTGCGAACCGCTTGGAAGCATTACGCGAAGCCAATCAGGATGTTGCCGAGTCCGCAGATTTCCTTATGGTTAAGCCTGCATTGGCCTATCTGGATGTGCTGAGGGAATTGAAGGATAATTTTGACTTGCCACTGGTCGCTTACAATGTTTCTGGTGAGTACAGCATGGTTAAAGCTGCTGCTGAAAAGGACTGGATCGATGGTGACCGGGTGATGATGGAAACTCTGCTTGGGATGAAGCGCGCCGGAGCAGATCTGATTATCACCTATCATGCTAAAGAGGCCGCAAAGTTGTTGCGCAGCTGA
- a CDS encoding uroporphyrinogen-III synthase produces the protein MASRLPLAGRRFLVTRPQAQAADFIALLEQQGASAVCIPTIEIVPPESWAPFDFVMRDLDDFDILILTSVNGVAAFFERLLENNQYYGVLTEMLIVAVGPKTAAAIEENHIHPDIIPADHRAEGIVAELLKHGVEGKKVLYPRAEIARPLIIEALQNAGAEVSAPVAYRTIMPEESKEDIRHLLDSGAIDAVCFSSSSTFANLYAMLGEDLKTLQGETKFFSIGPQTSETIRDHGFDVDLEPEQWTLNALVAAMVEYYAE, from the coding sequence TTGGCTTCAAGGTTGCCCTTGGCGGGAAGACGTTTTTTAGTGACGCGACCTCAAGCTCAAGCAGCGGACTTTATCGCATTGCTGGAACAACAGGGAGCTTCGGCCGTCTGCATTCCAACAATTGAGATTGTTCCCCCGGAGAGTTGGGCTCCATTTGATTTTGTTATGCGGGATCTGGATGATTTCGATATCCTGATTCTGACTTCAGTTAATGGCGTTGCCGCATTTTTTGAGCGATTGCTCGAGAACAATCAGTACTATGGTGTATTGACGGAAATGTTGATTGTCGCCGTAGGTCCTAAAACCGCTGCCGCAATTGAAGAAAATCACATTCATCCGGATATTATCCCTGCTGATCACCGCGCTGAAGGTATCGTTGCAGAGCTCTTGAAACACGGAGTTGAAGGGAAAAAGGTTCTCTATCCAAGGGCAGAAATCGCTCGTCCCCTGATTATCGAGGCACTTCAGAATGCGGGTGCCGAGGTTAGTGCGCCTGTTGCTTACCGGACGATCATGCCGGAAGAGAGCAAAGAAGACATCCGTCATCTGCTTGATAGCGGCGCTATTGACGCTGTCTGTTTCAGTTCCTCTTCAACTTTTGCCAACCTGTACGCCATGCTCGGTGAAGATTTGAAGACATTGCAGGGGGAAACCAAATTTTTTTCTATTGGACCACAAACGTCCGAGACTATTCGTGATCATGGTTTTGACGTTGATCTGGAGCCGGAACAGTGGACGCTGAATGCGTTAGTTGCTGCGATGGTTGAATATTATGCGGAATAA